In one Magallana gigas chromosome 9, xbMagGiga1.1, whole genome shotgun sequence genomic region, the following are encoded:
- the LOC105320085 gene encoding protein Son isoform X5, with product MTSLNTDAVKVQEDSKDRRSVSEDREKKHHKHKKEKKKDKKKEKKKHKHKHKDREKDREKSKGDGRKNKGSSPREGSMDSDDLLEVLEKKKVQLLDMKEDLKEKTLGSKLKIEKDLLGICAKDTTDSVHRDGKLENNVEMEVDMNDLPLKVDTDIPLPESLKDIPIPASPGNSKSDSNDSKTSGKSVKKKIEGSSVATDTAVIEIEKVPLPPPQQLDSIPIPNQLNPPKPKATAEKSGVGKPIPEVKPIPEPVPPPGKPSINILTPNNFQASIRESMLREVGKAETGLPQDIVDDFFKDFLASKMKQIESEYMYKLMTKQLSMEDEKKSSDGVASSVEEMNKLLDEELSTIATATQQNDKKKSKWDSKEKPSSSVSNQTETGEGKSSDEAQNKPRVEVQIGTKRGGKLQMEFKITKTSADMISSGEMVRAKDLEDGEVSSSSDDDSDSEDSEENGEVSETGSLSSSDKDSKPQKKKRKKKEKKRKKKKHKSKDPESDSRGKRKHSHRSRSRSPKRRRSSRSRSRSREQPSNSKFIYDAYQYRDKVRDRYERDRDRHHNDRDRSRDRRRVSERDSRDDRDRHSRRSKSKSRSPTRSKSKDRPFRVSADLRVKIDKAKLREIAIKNAIAMAKSGQVASSDLAAIKSGGKSIDELTDFCKRISSKSKNRMESSSSSEDEMVQEKSEEDEFIHHPFKVKDNSSIILNIRDAKPLPTRTPAEKLQESATLRLQFPVSSGSTHRMKESEWVPVEKTTATATATTTAPVTTTISNTTTADSVLMPPPPIPSPALLSTSAAPTPVRPEDRVFPEVPQGSIDIGAIISERLSAFKKLQENPNDIDAVMALGKVQEKASLWAQSKNLPGKFLGSTGAHIMSQEELIGPDKKRQAWAKRGL from the exons ATGACCAGTTTGAACACAGATGCTGTGAAGGTCCAAGAAGATTCTAAGGACCGCAGGTCTGTGTCCGAGGATAGAGAGAAGAAGCACCACAAACATAAGAAGGAGAAAAAGAAAGACAAGAAAAAGGAGAAGAAAAAACACAAACACAAGCATAAAGACCGGGAGAAGGACCGTGAGAAGTCTAAAGGAGATGGGAGGAAGAACAAGGGCAGCTCCCCAAGGGAAGGTTCAATGGACAGTGACGATTTGTTAGAAGTTTTGGAGAAAAAGAAAGTACAGCTATTGGACATGAAAGAAGACCTCAAGGAAAAGACTTTGGGTTCTAAATTGAAAATAGAAAAGGATCTCCTGGGTATATGTGCTAAAGATACCACTGATAGTGTTCATAGGGATGGGAAATTAGAAAATAATGTTGAAATGGAGGTGGACATGAATGATCTCCCTTTGAAGGTAGATACTGATATACCATTGCCTGAATCTCTAAAGGATATCCCTATTCCTGCGTCACCTGGAAATTCAAAATCAGAcagcaatgatagtaaaacatCAGGAAAGAGTGTGAAGAAGAAGATTGAAGGGAGTTCAGTGGCCACAGATACAGCAGTCATTGAGATAGAAAAAGTTCCCTTACCTCCCCCTCAACAACTAGACAGCATTCCAATCCCAAATCAACTCAACCCACCCAAGCCAAAGGCCACTGCAGAGAAGTCTGGAGTCGGGAAGCCAATCCCTGAAGTGAAACCCATCCCGGAGCCCGTCCCACCCCCAGGAAAACCTTCAATCAACATCCTAACTCCAAACAACTTCCAAGCAAGCATACGAGAGTCAATGCTAAGGGAAGTAGGGAAAGCTGAAACAGGGCTCCCTCAAGATATTGTGGATGATTTTTTCAAGGATTTCTTGGCTTCCAAAATGAAGCAAATTGAGTCggagtacatgtacaagttgaTGACAAAGCAGTTAAGCATGGAAGATGAGAAAAAATCATCGGATGGTGTGGCCAGTTCTGTGGAAGAGATGAACAAACTCCTCGATGAAGAGCTATCAACCATTGCCACAGCCACCCAGCAGAATGATAAGAAGAAATCAAAGTGGGACTCCAAAGAAAAACCCAGCTCCAGTGTCAGTAATCAGACCGAGACTGGGGAAGGGAAATCCAGTGACGAGGCCCAGAACAAGCCCCGAGTGGAAGTACAGATCGGAACCAAGAGAGGAGGCAAGCTCCAAATGGAGTTTAAAATCACCAAGACAAGTGCTGACATGATCTCTTCAGGAGAGATGGTCAGAGCAAAGGATCTGGAAGATG GCGAAGTCTCATCCTCATCTGACGATGATTCCGACTCGGAGGATAGTGAGGAGAATGGGGAGGTCTCAGAAACTGGGTCACTGTCCAGCTCAGACAAAGACTCCAAACCTCAGAAGAAGAAAAggaagaagaaagaaaagaagaggaagaaaaagaaacacaaGAGCAAAGACCCGGAGAGTGATTCAAGGGGCAAGCGCAAACATTCCCACAgatcaaggtcaag GTCACCAAAGAGAAGGAGATcatcaaggtcaaggtcacgaTCTAGAGAACAACCTTCCAATTCTAAATTTATCTATGATGCATATCAATACAG GGACAAAGTGCGTGACAGGTATGAAAGAGACAGGGATAGACACCACAATGACCGAGATCGTAGCCGAGATAGGAGAAGGGTCAGTGAGCGTGATTCACGGGATGACAGAGACCGCCATAGTAGGAGGTCAAAGTCCAAATCCAGGTCCCCTACAAGGTCAAAATCCAAAGACAGGCCATTCCGTGTGTCAGCCGATCTCAGGGTGAAGATAGACAAAGCCAAATTACGGGAAATCGCAAT TAAAAATGCCATTGCTATGGCAAAGTCTGGACAAGTGGCAAGCTCTGACCTGGCAGCCATCAAATCGGGCGGCAAGTCTATTGATGAGCTTACAG ATTTCTGTAAGAGGATTTCTTCCAAGTCCAAGAACAGAATGGAGAGTTCCTCCTCATCGGAGGACGAGATGGTTCAGGAGAAGAGTGAGGAGGACGAATTCATCCATCACCCGTTCAAAGTCAAGGACAACAGCAGCATTATTCTGAATATCAGG GATGCAAAGCCTCTTCCAACCAGAACACCAGCAGAAAAGCTACAGGAGTCGGCTACTCTGCGATTACAGTTCCCTGTGTCCAGCGGTAGCACCCACCGCATGAAGGAGTCGGAGTGGGTACCGGTGGAGAAGACTACCGCCACTGCTACCGCGACAACCACAGCTCCAGTCACCACGACCATCTCCAACACAACCACTGCAGACTCCGTCCTCATGCCTCCCCCACCCATACCTTCCCCTGCACTACTCTCAACCAGTGCTGCCCCCACCCCAGTGAGGCCAGAAGACAGGGTTTTCCCAGAGGTTCCTCAAGGG TCCATTGATATTGGGGCTATCATATCAGAAAGACTGAGTGCTTTCAAGAAACTACAGGAGAACCCCAACGACATAGACGCTGTGATGGCACTGGGGAAAGTCCAGGAAAAG GCTAGTCTGTGGGCTCAGTCCAAAAATCTTCCAGGCAAGTTCCTAGGAAGTACAGGTGCTCATATCATGTCACAAGAGGAGCTGATAGGACCAGACAAGAAACGACAGGCCTGGGCCAAAAGG GGACTTTAA
- the LOC105320085 gene encoding protein Son isoform X1, giving the protein MTSLNTDAVKVQEDSKDRRSVSEDREKKHHKHKKEKKKDKKKEKKKHKHKHKDREKDREKSKGDGRKNKGSSPREGSMDSDDLLEVLEKKKVQLLDMKEDLKEKTLGSKLKIEKDLLGICAKDTTDSVHRDGKLENNVEMEVDMNDLPLKVDTDIPLPESLKDIPIPASPGNSKSDSNDSKTSGKSVKKKIEGSSVATDTAVIEIEKVPLPPPQQLDSIPIPNQLNPPKPKATAEKSGVGKPIPEVKPIPEPVPPPGKPSINILTPNNFQASIRESMLREVGKAETGLPQDIVDDFFKDFLASKMKQIESEYMYKLMTKQLSMEDEKKSSDGVASSVEEMNKLLDEELSTIATATQQNDKKKSKWDSKEKPSSSVSNQTETGEGKSSDEAQNKPRVEVQIGTKRGGKLQMEFKITKTSADMISSGEMVRAKDLEDGEVSSSSDDDSDSEDSEENGEVSETGSLSSSDKDSKPQKKKRKKKEKKRKKKKHKSKDPESDSRGKRKHSHRSRSRSPKRRRSSRSRSRSREQPSNSKFIYDAYQYRDKVRDRYERDRDRHHNDRDRSRDRRRVSERDSRDDRDRHSRRSKSKSRSPTRSKSKDRPFRVSADLRVKIDKAKLREIAIKNAIAMAKSGQVASSDLAAIKSGGKSIDELTDFCKRISSKSKNRMESSSSSEDEMVQEKSEEDEFIHHPFKVKDNSSIILNIRDAKPLPTRTPAEKLQESATLRLQFPVSSGSTHRMKESEWVPVEKTTATATATTTAPVTTTISNTTTADSVLMPPPPIPSPALLSTSAAPTPVRPEDRVFPEVPQGSIDIGAIISERLSAFKKLQENPNDIDAVMALGKVQEKASLWAQSKNLPGKFLGSTGAHIMSQEELIGPDKKRQAWAKRKRKLKTRGKQKGFKQKYSIEVVKKIIYRSLNRRYYKPLKDQFVRAAPVQSGIGMALLQKMGWKQGEGLGKNNEGSVEPLALDFKTDRRGLTSTGEQMPKTFKGSAPVVRDLSGKHPVSALVELCNRRKWGAPAFELVHESGPDHKKNFLFKVIVNRTEYQPTIAMNNKKSAKAAAATCCLQELGLVPRDPPK; this is encoded by the exons ATGACCAGTTTGAACACAGATGCTGTGAAGGTCCAAGAAGATTCTAAGGACCGCAGGTCTGTGTCCGAGGATAGAGAGAAGAAGCACCACAAACATAAGAAGGAGAAAAAGAAAGACAAGAAAAAGGAGAAGAAAAAACACAAACACAAGCATAAAGACCGGGAGAAGGACCGTGAGAAGTCTAAAGGAGATGGGAGGAAGAACAAGGGCAGCTCCCCAAGGGAAGGTTCAATGGACAGTGACGATTTGTTAGAAGTTTTGGAGAAAAAGAAAGTACAGCTATTGGACATGAAAGAAGACCTCAAGGAAAAGACTTTGGGTTCTAAATTGAAAATAGAAAAGGATCTCCTGGGTATATGTGCTAAAGATACCACTGATAGTGTTCATAGGGATGGGAAATTAGAAAATAATGTTGAAATGGAGGTGGACATGAATGATCTCCCTTTGAAGGTAGATACTGATATACCATTGCCTGAATCTCTAAAGGATATCCCTATTCCTGCGTCACCTGGAAATTCAAAATCAGAcagcaatgatagtaaaacatCAGGAAAGAGTGTGAAGAAGAAGATTGAAGGGAGTTCAGTGGCCACAGATACAGCAGTCATTGAGATAGAAAAAGTTCCCTTACCTCCCCCTCAACAACTAGACAGCATTCCAATCCCAAATCAACTCAACCCACCCAAGCCAAAGGCCACTGCAGAGAAGTCTGGAGTCGGGAAGCCAATCCCTGAAGTGAAACCCATCCCGGAGCCCGTCCCACCCCCAGGAAAACCTTCAATCAACATCCTAACTCCAAACAACTTCCAAGCAAGCATACGAGAGTCAATGCTAAGGGAAGTAGGGAAAGCTGAAACAGGGCTCCCTCAAGATATTGTGGATGATTTTTTCAAGGATTTCTTGGCTTCCAAAATGAAGCAAATTGAGTCggagtacatgtacaagttgaTGACAAAGCAGTTAAGCATGGAAGATGAGAAAAAATCATCGGATGGTGTGGCCAGTTCTGTGGAAGAGATGAACAAACTCCTCGATGAAGAGCTATCAACCATTGCCACAGCCACCCAGCAGAATGATAAGAAGAAATCAAAGTGGGACTCCAAAGAAAAACCCAGCTCCAGTGTCAGTAATCAGACCGAGACTGGGGAAGGGAAATCCAGTGACGAGGCCCAGAACAAGCCCCGAGTGGAAGTACAGATCGGAACCAAGAGAGGAGGCAAGCTCCAAATGGAGTTTAAAATCACCAAGACAAGTGCTGACATGATCTCTTCAGGAGAGATGGTCAGAGCAAAGGATCTGGAAGATG GCGAAGTCTCATCCTCATCTGACGATGATTCCGACTCGGAGGATAGTGAGGAGAATGGGGAGGTCTCAGAAACTGGGTCACTGTCCAGCTCAGACAAAGACTCCAAACCTCAGAAGAAGAAAAggaagaagaaagaaaagaagaggaagaaaaagaaacacaaGAGCAAAGACCCGGAGAGTGATTCAAGGGGCAAGCGCAAACATTCCCACAgatcaaggtcaag GTCACCAAAGAGAAGGAGATcatcaaggtcaaggtcacgaTCTAGAGAACAACCTTCCAATTCTAAATTTATCTATGATGCATATCAATACAG GGACAAAGTGCGTGACAGGTATGAAAGAGACAGGGATAGACACCACAATGACCGAGATCGTAGCCGAGATAGGAGAAGGGTCAGTGAGCGTGATTCACGGGATGACAGAGACCGCCATAGTAGGAGGTCAAAGTCCAAATCCAGGTCCCCTACAAGGTCAAAATCCAAAGACAGGCCATTCCGTGTGTCAGCCGATCTCAGGGTGAAGATAGACAAAGCCAAATTACGGGAAATCGCAAT TAAAAATGCCATTGCTATGGCAAAGTCTGGACAAGTGGCAAGCTCTGACCTGGCAGCCATCAAATCGGGCGGCAAGTCTATTGATGAGCTTACAG ATTTCTGTAAGAGGATTTCTTCCAAGTCCAAGAACAGAATGGAGAGTTCCTCCTCATCGGAGGACGAGATGGTTCAGGAGAAGAGTGAGGAGGACGAATTCATCCATCACCCGTTCAAAGTCAAGGACAACAGCAGCATTATTCTGAATATCAGG GATGCAAAGCCTCTTCCAACCAGAACACCAGCAGAAAAGCTACAGGAGTCGGCTACTCTGCGATTACAGTTCCCTGTGTCCAGCGGTAGCACCCACCGCATGAAGGAGTCGGAGTGGGTACCGGTGGAGAAGACTACCGCCACTGCTACCGCGACAACCACAGCTCCAGTCACCACGACCATCTCCAACACAACCACTGCAGACTCCGTCCTCATGCCTCCCCCACCCATACCTTCCCCTGCACTACTCTCAACCAGTGCTGCCCCCACCCCAGTGAGGCCAGAAGACAGGGTTTTCCCAGAGGTTCCTCAAGGG TCCATTGATATTGGGGCTATCATATCAGAAAGACTGAGTGCTTTCAAGAAACTACAGGAGAACCCCAACGACATAGACGCTGTGATGGCACTGGGGAAAGTCCAGGAAAAG GCTAGTCTGTGGGCTCAGTCCAAAAATCTTCCAGGCAAGTTCCTAGGAAGTACAGGTGCTCATATCATGTCACAAGAGGAGCTGATAGGACCAGACAAGAAACGACAGGCCTGGGCCAAAAGG AAACGGAAACTGAAAACTAGGGGTAAACAGAAAGGGTTCAAGCAAAAGTATTCCATAGaagttgttaaaaaaattatctacagAAGTCTGAATCGCAGATACTATAAACCCCTGAAG GACCAGTTTGTCCGGGCTGCCCCCGTCCAGAGCGGGATAGGGATGGCTCTCCTCCAGAAGATGGGCTGGAAGCAGGGGGAGGGGTTGGGCAAGAACAACGAGGGCTCAGTGGAACCGCTGGCCCTGGACTTCAAGACCGACAGGCGAG GTTTAACCTCCACTGGAGAACAAATGCCCAAGACCTTCAAAGGAAGTGCACCTGTTGTCAGAGACCTGTCAG GTAAGCACCCTGTGTCTGCTCTAGTGGAGCTCTGTAACAGGAGGAAGTGGGGAGCCCCGGCGTTTGAACTGGTGCATGAGAGTGGGCCCGACCACAAGAAGAACTTCCTCTTCAAG GTGATAGTGAACAGGACAGAGTACCAGCCAACTATCGCCATGAATAACAAGAAGTCGGCCAAAGCCGCCGCCGCCACATGTTGTCTGCAGGAGCTGGGGCTGGTACCCAGGGACCCACCAAAGTGA
- the LOC105320085 gene encoding protein Son isoform X2, which translates to MTSLNTDAVKVQEDSKDRRSVSEDREKKHHKHKKEKKKDKKKEKKKHKHKHKDREKDREKSKGDGRKNKGSSPREGSMDSDDLLEVLEKKKVQLLDMKEDLKEKTLGSKLKIEKDLLGICAKDTTDSVHRDGKLENNVEMEVDMNDLPLKVDTDIPLPESLKDIPIPASPGNSKSDSNDSKTSGKSVKKKIEGSSVATDTAVIEIEKVPLPPPQQLDSIPIPNQLNPPKPKATAEKSGVGKPIPEVKPIPEPVPPPGKPSINILTPNNFQASIRESMLREVGKAETGLPQDIVDDFFKDFLASKMKQIESEYMYKLMTKQLSMEDEKKSSDGVASSVEEMNKLLDEELSTIATATQQNDKKKSKWDSKEKPSSSVSNQTETGEGKSSDEAQNKPRVEVQIGTKRGGKLQMEFKITKTSADMISSGEMVRAKDLEDGEVSSSSDDDSDSEDSEENGEVSETGSLSSSDKDSKPQKKKRKKKEKKRKKKKHKSKDPESDSRGKRKHSHRSRSRSPKRRRSSRSRSRSREQPSNSKFIYDAYQYRDKVRDRYERDRDRHHNDRDRSRDRRRVSERDSRDDRDRHSRRSKSKSRSPTRSKSKDRPFRVSADLRVKIDKAKLREIAIKNAIAMAKSGQVASSDLAAIKSGGKSIDELTDFCKRISSKSKNRMESSSSSEDEMVQEKSEEDEFIHHPFKVKDNSSIILNIRDAKPLPTRTPAEKLQESATLRLQFPVSSGSTHRMKESEWVPVEKTTATATATTTAPVTTTISNTTTADSVLMPPPPIPSPALLSTSAAPTPVRPEDRVFPEVPQGSIDIGAIISERLSAFKKLQENPNDIDAVMALGKVQEKASLWAQSKNLPGKFLGSTGAHIMSQEELIGPDKKRQAWAKRDQFVRAAPVQSGIGMALLQKMGWKQGEGLGKNNEGSVEPLALDFKTDRRGLTSTGEQMPKTFKGSAPVVRDLSGKHPVSALVELCNRRKWGAPAFELVHESGPDHKKNFLFKVIVNRTEYQPTIAMNNKKSAKAAAATCCLQELGLVPRDPPK; encoded by the exons ATGACCAGTTTGAACACAGATGCTGTGAAGGTCCAAGAAGATTCTAAGGACCGCAGGTCTGTGTCCGAGGATAGAGAGAAGAAGCACCACAAACATAAGAAGGAGAAAAAGAAAGACAAGAAAAAGGAGAAGAAAAAACACAAACACAAGCATAAAGACCGGGAGAAGGACCGTGAGAAGTCTAAAGGAGATGGGAGGAAGAACAAGGGCAGCTCCCCAAGGGAAGGTTCAATGGACAGTGACGATTTGTTAGAAGTTTTGGAGAAAAAGAAAGTACAGCTATTGGACATGAAAGAAGACCTCAAGGAAAAGACTTTGGGTTCTAAATTGAAAATAGAAAAGGATCTCCTGGGTATATGTGCTAAAGATACCACTGATAGTGTTCATAGGGATGGGAAATTAGAAAATAATGTTGAAATGGAGGTGGACATGAATGATCTCCCTTTGAAGGTAGATACTGATATACCATTGCCTGAATCTCTAAAGGATATCCCTATTCCTGCGTCACCTGGAAATTCAAAATCAGAcagcaatgatagtaaaacatCAGGAAAGAGTGTGAAGAAGAAGATTGAAGGGAGTTCAGTGGCCACAGATACAGCAGTCATTGAGATAGAAAAAGTTCCCTTACCTCCCCCTCAACAACTAGACAGCATTCCAATCCCAAATCAACTCAACCCACCCAAGCCAAAGGCCACTGCAGAGAAGTCTGGAGTCGGGAAGCCAATCCCTGAAGTGAAACCCATCCCGGAGCCCGTCCCACCCCCAGGAAAACCTTCAATCAACATCCTAACTCCAAACAACTTCCAAGCAAGCATACGAGAGTCAATGCTAAGGGAAGTAGGGAAAGCTGAAACAGGGCTCCCTCAAGATATTGTGGATGATTTTTTCAAGGATTTCTTGGCTTCCAAAATGAAGCAAATTGAGTCggagtacatgtacaagttgaTGACAAAGCAGTTAAGCATGGAAGATGAGAAAAAATCATCGGATGGTGTGGCCAGTTCTGTGGAAGAGATGAACAAACTCCTCGATGAAGAGCTATCAACCATTGCCACAGCCACCCAGCAGAATGATAAGAAGAAATCAAAGTGGGACTCCAAAGAAAAACCCAGCTCCAGTGTCAGTAATCAGACCGAGACTGGGGAAGGGAAATCCAGTGACGAGGCCCAGAACAAGCCCCGAGTGGAAGTACAGATCGGAACCAAGAGAGGAGGCAAGCTCCAAATGGAGTTTAAAATCACCAAGACAAGTGCTGACATGATCTCTTCAGGAGAGATGGTCAGAGCAAAGGATCTGGAAGATG GCGAAGTCTCATCCTCATCTGACGATGATTCCGACTCGGAGGATAGTGAGGAGAATGGGGAGGTCTCAGAAACTGGGTCACTGTCCAGCTCAGACAAAGACTCCAAACCTCAGAAGAAGAAAAggaagaagaaagaaaagaagaggaagaaaaagaaacacaaGAGCAAAGACCCGGAGAGTGATTCAAGGGGCAAGCGCAAACATTCCCACAgatcaaggtcaag GTCACCAAAGAGAAGGAGATcatcaaggtcaaggtcacgaTCTAGAGAACAACCTTCCAATTCTAAATTTATCTATGATGCATATCAATACAG GGACAAAGTGCGTGACAGGTATGAAAGAGACAGGGATAGACACCACAATGACCGAGATCGTAGCCGAGATAGGAGAAGGGTCAGTGAGCGTGATTCACGGGATGACAGAGACCGCCATAGTAGGAGGTCAAAGTCCAAATCCAGGTCCCCTACAAGGTCAAAATCCAAAGACAGGCCATTCCGTGTGTCAGCCGATCTCAGGGTGAAGATAGACAAAGCCAAATTACGGGAAATCGCAAT TAAAAATGCCATTGCTATGGCAAAGTCTGGACAAGTGGCAAGCTCTGACCTGGCAGCCATCAAATCGGGCGGCAAGTCTATTGATGAGCTTACAG ATTTCTGTAAGAGGATTTCTTCCAAGTCCAAGAACAGAATGGAGAGTTCCTCCTCATCGGAGGACGAGATGGTTCAGGAGAAGAGTGAGGAGGACGAATTCATCCATCACCCGTTCAAAGTCAAGGACAACAGCAGCATTATTCTGAATATCAGG GATGCAAAGCCTCTTCCAACCAGAACACCAGCAGAAAAGCTACAGGAGTCGGCTACTCTGCGATTACAGTTCCCTGTGTCCAGCGGTAGCACCCACCGCATGAAGGAGTCGGAGTGGGTACCGGTGGAGAAGACTACCGCCACTGCTACCGCGACAACCACAGCTCCAGTCACCACGACCATCTCCAACACAACCACTGCAGACTCCGTCCTCATGCCTCCCCCACCCATACCTTCCCCTGCACTACTCTCAACCAGTGCTGCCCCCACCCCAGTGAGGCCAGAAGACAGGGTTTTCCCAGAGGTTCCTCAAGGG TCCATTGATATTGGGGCTATCATATCAGAAAGACTGAGTGCTTTCAAGAAACTACAGGAGAACCCCAACGACATAGACGCTGTGATGGCACTGGGGAAAGTCCAGGAAAAG GCTAGTCTGTGGGCTCAGTCCAAAAATCTTCCAGGCAAGTTCCTAGGAAGTACAGGTGCTCATATCATGTCACAAGAGGAGCTGATAGGACCAGACAAGAAACGACAGGCCTGGGCCAAAAGG GACCAGTTTGTCCGGGCTGCCCCCGTCCAGAGCGGGATAGGGATGGCTCTCCTCCAGAAGATGGGCTGGAAGCAGGGGGAGGGGTTGGGCAAGAACAACGAGGGCTCAGTGGAACCGCTGGCCCTGGACTTCAAGACCGACAGGCGAG GTTTAACCTCCACTGGAGAACAAATGCCCAAGACCTTCAAAGGAAGTGCACCTGTTGTCAGAGACCTGTCAG GTAAGCACCCTGTGTCTGCTCTAGTGGAGCTCTGTAACAGGAGGAAGTGGGGAGCCCCGGCGTTTGAACTGGTGCATGAGAGTGGGCCCGACCACAAGAAGAACTTCCTCTTCAAG GTGATAGTGAACAGGACAGAGTACCAGCCAACTATCGCCATGAATAACAAGAAGTCGGCCAAAGCCGCCGCCGCCACATGTTGTCTGCAGGAGCTGGGGCTGGTACCCAGGGACCCACCAAAGTGA